Proteins from a genomic interval of Rhinoraja longicauda isolate Sanriku21f chromosome 16, sRhiLon1.1, whole genome shotgun sequence:
- the LOC144601088 gene encoding uncharacterized protein LOC144601088, protein MEKLLASSECEHGLKQSSHLVTQQQVNTVEKPFTCPDCGKGFTQIHSLKRHKRIHAGVRPLTCSECGKGFFRLSALQVHRRTHTGERPYVCSECGKGFMRSFSLLTHQRIHTRERPFTCSECGKGFNQASHLVTHQQVHAVDKPLACPDCGKGFPEADSLRRHQQIHTGERPFVCSVCGKGFARSFSLLMHQRIHTGERPFICSECGKGFNQASHLVTHRQVHAVKKPFPCPACGKGFNQAVNLKRHQLIHTKERPLTCAECGKGFFRSSALQIHRRTHTGERPFVCSECGKGFNQSSHLKRHQQVHAVEKPFACPDCGKGFSRASQLTWHQQIHTGQRLPTRSRVQTDKRPFTCSECGKGFTHSRNLRSHERVHAAEKPLTCPDCGKGFTQSCQLKRHRQIHSGERPFACLECGKGFIGSSQLLIHQRIHTGEKPFICSECGKRFIESAALEIHQRIHTGERPFTCSECGKRFTRFSVMTTHQRTHTGERPFTCTECGKGFNQSYLLVTHQRVHTGERPFTCSECGKGFAHSSTLARHQSIHTGQRPYSCSECGKGFAHFDQLRIHQRVHTGEKPFACPDCGKRFTQAGNLKKHRQIHTGERPLTGSGCVEGLSEPRTVEGIVVRRGRVPQRRKPAWAGSSRRAPHSRTAADPGTDAEPVKSGPRRRSPRTKTGAAARETTQDEHGSQRDHLSLESAVTTAVHHTQD, encoded by the coding sequence ATGGAGAAATTACTCGCCAGCTCTGAGTGTGAGCACGGATTAAAACAATCTTCCCACCTAGTGACCCAACAGCAAGTTAACACTGTGGAGAAGCCATTTACCTGCCCcgattgtgggaagggattcactcaaATACACAGCCTGAAGAGGCACAAGCGAATTCATGCCGGGGTGAGGCCActcacctgctctgagtgtgggaaggggttCTTTCGTTTATCTGCGTTACAGGTACACCGGAGgactcacaccggggagaggccataCGTCTGCTCTGAGTGTGGCAAGGGGTTCATGCGTTCATTTTCATTGCTGACGCACCAGAGAATTCACACcagggagaggccgttcacctgctctgagtgtgggaaggggttCAACCAAGCTTCCCACCTGGTGACCCACCAGCAggttcacgctgtggacaaaccaCTTGCCTGTCCcgattgtgggaagggattcccTGAAGCGGACAGCCTGAGGAGGCACCAACAAatccacactggggagaggccgtttGTCTGCTCCGTGTGTGGAAAGGGATTCGCTCGTTCATTTTCGTTGTTGATGCACCAGCGAATTCACACCGGCGAGAGGCCGTTcatctgctctgagtgtgggaaggggttCAACCAAGCCTCCCACCTGGTGACCCACCGGCAAGTTCACGCTGTGAAGAAACCATTTCCCTGTCCGGCTTGCGGGAAGGGATTCAATCAGGCAGTCAACCTGAAGAGGCACCAGCTTATTCACACCAAGGAGAGGCCACTCACCTGTGCTGAATGTGGGAAGGGGTTTTTTCGTTCGTCTGCGTTGCAGATCCACCGGAGaactcacaccggggagaggcccttCGTCTGCtccgagtgtgggaagggattcaacCAATCTTCTCACCTGAAGAGACACCAGCAGGTTCACGCTGTGGAGAAACCGTTTGCCTGTCCcgattgtgggaagggattctcTCGAGCAAGCCAGCTGACGTGGCACCAGCAGATTCACACCGGGCAGCGGCTGCCAACACGTTCGCGAGTTCAGACCGAcaagaggccgttcacctgctctgagtgtgggaagggattcacacATTCTCGCAACCTGAGGAGTCACGAGCGGGTTCACGCCGCGGAGAAACCGCTCACCTGTCCagattgtgggaagggattcactcagTCGTGCCAACTGAAGAGGCACCGGCAAATTCACAGCGGCGAGAGGCCGTTCGCCTGCCTCGAGTGCGGGAAGGGGTTCATTGGATCGTCTCAGTTGCTGATCCACCAGAGAATTCACACGGGGGAGAAGCCGTTCATCTGCTCTGAGTGCGGGAAGAGATTCATTGAATCAGCTGCGTTAGAGATACACCAGAGGattcacaccggagagaggccgttcacctgctctgagtgtgggaaaaGATTTACTCGTTTCTCTGTCATGACAACACACCAGAGAACTCACACCGgtgagaggccgttcacctgtactgagtgtgggaagggattcaatCAATCGTATCTGTTGGTGACACACCAGAgagttcacactggggagaggccattcacctgtagtgagtgtgggaagggattcgctCATTCATCGACGTTGGCAAGACACCAGAGTATTCACACCGGGCAGAGGCCATACagctgctctgagtgtgggaagggctttgctcactttgatcagctgagaaTCCACCAGCGCGTGCACACTGGAGAGAAACCGTTTGCCTGTCCTGATTGTGGCAAGAGATTCACTCAAGCGGGCAATCTGAAGAAGCACCGGCaaattcacaccggggagaggccgttaaCCGGTTctgggtgtgtggaggggctcAGCGAGCCGCGCACGGTAGAAGGGATCGTGGTGAGGCGGGGGCGCGTCCCGCAGAGACGGAAACCCGCCTGGGCAGGGAGCTCGCGCCGGGCGCCGCACAGCCGCACTGCAGCAGACCCGGGCACCGATGCAGAGCCGGTCAAGTCCGGACCCCGTCGCCGGTCGCCACGAACAAAGACGGGCGCGGCAGCCAGAGAGACCACCCAGGACGAGCACGGCAGCCAAAGAGACCACCTGTCGTTGGAGTCTGCAGTTACCACTGCTGTTCATCACACCCAGGACTGA
- the LOC144601106 gene encoding uncharacterized protein LOC144601106, whose protein sequence is METLFTSSESELKFTQSSHQQDHAVEKPFACPNCGKGFTQANNLKRHQQQVHAKDKLFPCPDCGKGFSQACKLKKHQRIHTGEKPFTCSECGKGFMQSSHLQSHLRIHTGERPFICSECGKGFPQAGNLKKHQLIHTGEKPFACSVCGKGFTASSGLLTHQLIHSGERLFTCSECGKGFVQLAGLRTHYQIHTGEKPFICSECGKGFTQLCGLQKHQRIHTKERPFTCSECGKGFMQSSHLQSHQRIHTGEKPFTCSECGKGFIDVSGLQRHQQMHSGERPFTCSECGKGFIQPSHLLSHQRIHTGEKPFICSVCDKGFGKLYGLQVHQRIHTGERPFICSVCGKGFTNLAALQRHQRIHTGERPFTCSECGKRFIQSSQLKTHQRVHAVRKPFASPNCGKVNTDDLVTNQQNHTE, encoded by the coding sequence ATGGAGACATTATTCACCAGCTCTGAGAGTGAGCTGAAATTCACTCAATCTTCCCACCAGCAAGATCACGCCGTGGAGAAACCATTTGCCTGTCCCaattgtgggaagggattcactcaaGCAAACAACCTGAAGAGACACCAACAGCAAGTTCACGCTAAGGATAAACTATTTCCCTGTCCcgattgtgggaagggattctcTCAGGCCTGCAAACTAAAGAAACACCAGAGAATTCACACAGGGGAGAAGCcattcacctgctctgagtgtgggaagggatttatgCAGTCATCTCACCTACAGTCACACCTGCGGATTCACACTGGAGAGAGGCCGTTCATCtgttctgagtgtgggaaggggttCCCTCAAGCCGGCAACCTGAAGAAACACCAGTTAATTCACACAGGGGAGAAACCCTTCGCCTGCTCTGTTTGTGGGAAGGGATTTACTGCATCATCTGGGCTACTGACACATCAGCTGATTCATTCCGGGGAGAGGTTGTTCACCtgttctgagtgtgggaaggggttTGTTCAACTGGCAGGCCTCAGGACACACTATCAAATTCACACCGGGGAGAAGCCGTTcatctgctctgagtgtgggaagggatttaccCAATTATGCGGGCTGCAGAAACACCAGCGGATTCACACCAAGGAGAGGCcattcacctgctctgagtgtgggaagggatttatgCAGTCATCTCACCTACAGTCGCACCAGCGgattcacactggggagaagcCGTTCACTtgttctgagtgtgggaagggatttattGACGTATCTGGGCTACAGAGACACCAGCAGATGCACAGCggagagaggccgttcacctgctctgagtgtgggaagggatttataCAGCCATCTCACCTACTGTCACACCAGCGgattcacactggggagaagcCGTTCATTTGCTCTGTGTGTGACAAGGGGTTTGGTAAATTATATGGGCTACAAGTACACCAGcgaattcacactggggagaggccgttcatttGTTCTGTGTGTGGGAAGGGGTTTACTAACTTAGCAGCATTACAGAGACATCAGAgaattcacaccggggagaggccgttcacctgctctgagtgtgggaagagaTTTATTCAGTCTTCCCAGCTGAAGACTCACCAGCGAGTTCACGCTGTGAGGAAACCATTTGCCTCTCCCAACTGTGGGAAGGTCAACACTGATGACCTAGTGACCAACCAGCAAAATCACACTGAGTAG